One Acidobacteriota bacterium genomic window carries:
- a CDS encoding sigma-70 family RNA polymerase sigma factor: MGKQVYEGLLSDSYTGDRCSAWKFAGEFSDTIIETRSRIKEEVSDDALVQAVLGGDESAFEQLFERHKTRVARVAGNFFNRPEKIEEIAQEAFTKAYFALKNYAPQPDASFAAWLSRITMNCCYDELRRAQRRPHDGAKSLGDDEVHELSALLSNTKKRDAEAHLITRDLADKLLAQLSPEDRWALTLLEVEEMSVKEISELTNWSIAKVKVRMHRARLSLRQLLKDFM; this comes from the coding sequence TTGGGAAAGCAAGTCTACGAAGGCTTGCTTTCCGATTCATACACAGGCGACCGATGTAGCGCATGGAAATTTGCCGGAGAGTTTAGCGACACGATTATCGAAACCCGTTCTCGCATCAAAGAGGAAGTAAGCGATGATGCCCTCGTTCAAGCGGTGCTTGGCGGCGATGAATCCGCCTTTGAGCAACTATTCGAGCGGCACAAAACCAGAGTTGCGCGTGTCGCGGGAAATTTTTTCAACCGTCCTGAAAAGATTGAAGAAATCGCTCAGGAGGCTTTCACCAAAGCTTATTTCGCATTGAAAAATTACGCGCCACAACCGGATGCGTCGTTTGCCGCCTGGCTCTCACGAATCACCATGAACTGTTGTTACGATGAATTGCGACGCGCGCAGCGACGCCCGCACGACGGAGCAAAATCGCTCGGTGATGACGAAGTGCATGAGTTGAGCGCGTTGTTGAGTAACACCAAAAAGCGGGACGCCGAAGCCCATTTGATTACCCGCGATTTAGCCGACAAGTTGCTTGCGCAATTGAGTCCCGAAGACCGCTGGGCGCTCACGCTTTTGGAAGTTGAAGAGATGTCGGTCAAAGAGATTTCCGAACTGACGAACTGGTCGATTGCCAAAGTAAAAGTGCGAATGCACAGAGCGCGGCTCAGTTTGCGGCAATTGCTTAAAGATTTTATGTAA
- a CDS encoding thioredoxin family protein, which produces MRRFIFIPVFIAFFVMSVVAQEKTAKTDWSDTTRDVLIDGEIDRSAQVLSAGQPTRLALLSPKFEKAILLDVNSKSVNTVAKDIWKFSPDKSSATTEGTIELKPIGKYVRVDGANSSFVYTFNAEGKMIVIRAHPGLTGELTEDKVWATVPVWRAGMDTHKPDAKAVAAIKASDKETNITIIFGTWCGDSKHYVPQLLKALHEANNPKLKIKLVGIDNQFNQPTDVVQPRKLINVPTVIVERGGREIGRIIETPATASVEEDLATILQEKPLTHNGRWDRVVKLGQGVYEYRDAFGKTVGKEDWELFSTAEGGYMIHSRVTTGDLTTEIFHRINAKKNPTFVEVTKTQGDNLTRTRYNIDDHSLSATLRGNVSGGVKQTLEIPAQLAMASPCVAAEGWMSAQVREGQVTSYLVPREFANTAGTLFTINNQSLNEENVKTPAGEFRAQHIIRMTGKETSEWWVHSQLGIPVRGKLANGTEFVLTSLEVAPKN; this is translated from the coding sequence ATGAGAAGGTTTATTTTTATCCCCGTTTTTATTGCGTTTTTTGTGATGAGTGTGGTGGCGCAGGAAAAAACCGCCAAAACCGATTGGAGCGACACCACGCGCGACGTCTTGATTGACGGCGAAATCGACCGTTCAGCGCAGGTGTTGAGCGCAGGGCAACCGACGCGCCTGGCGCTCCTTTCTCCTAAGTTTGAAAAAGCCATCCTGCTCGATGTCAACAGCAAAAGCGTCAACACCGTTGCTAAAGACATCTGGAAATTTTCACCAGACAAATCATCGGCAACCACTGAAGGAACCATCGAATTAAAACCGATTGGCAAATATGTCCGCGTTGACGGAGCCAATTCATCATTCGTTTATACCTTCAATGCCGAAGGCAAGATGATTGTCATTCGCGCCCATCCGGGACTCACAGGCGAACTCACCGAAGACAAAGTCTGGGCAACGGTTCCGGTGTGGCGCGCCGGCATGGACACCCATAAACCCGATGCCAAAGCGGTTGCCGCCATCAAAGCCAGCGATAAAGAAACCAACATCACGATTATTTTCGGAACCTGGTGCGGCGATAGCAAACATTATGTTCCGCAACTTTTGAAAGCTTTGCACGAAGCTAACAACCCCAAACTGAAAATCAAACTCGTCGGCATCGACAATCAATTCAATCAACCGACCGATGTGGTTCAACCGCGCAAACTCATCAATGTGCCGACGGTGATTGTTGAAAGAGGCGGGCGCGAAATCGGGCGCATCATTGAAACCCCCGCAACCGCAAGCGTCGAAGAAGACCTTGCCACTATCTTGCAGGAAAAACCGCTCACTCATAACGGCAGATGGGATCGGGTTGTTAAACTCGGACAAGGCGTTTACGAGTATCGCGATGCATTCGGCAAAACCGTAGGCAAAGAAGATTGGGAACTATTCAGCACCGCAGAAGGCGGCTATATGATTCACAGCCGCGTAACCACAGGCGATTTAACCACGGAAATTTTTCATCGCATCAATGCGAAAAAGAATCCGACCTTTGTTGAAGTCACTAAAACTCAGGGCGACAATTTAACCCGCACCCGTTACAACATTGATGACCACTCGCTTTCAGCCACCCTGCGCGGCAACGTTTCGGGCGGCGTCAAACAGACGCTTGAAATTCCCGCGCAACTGGCGATGGCTTCCCCTTGTGTGGCTGCCGAGGGCTGGATGTCGGCGCAGGTGCGCGAAGGTCAGGTGACCAGTTATCTGGTGCCGCGCGAATTTGCCAACACCGCAGGCACGCTTTTTACCATTAACAATCAGAGCCTCAATGAAGAAAATGTCAAAACCCCAGCCGGAGAATTTCGCGCCCAACACATCATTCGCATGACCGGTAAAGAAACTTCCGAATGGTGGGTACATTCGCAACTCGGCATCCCTGTGCGCGGCAAACTGGCAAACGGCACCGAGTTCGTTTTAACGTCGCTTGAAGTCGCGCCGAAAAATTGA